From the Phyllobacterium sp. T1293 genome, the window ACCGGTTCCTGCCTGACAAGGCTATCGACCTGATTGACGAAGGCGCAGCGCGCCTGCGCATGCAGGTGGATTCAAAGCCGGAAGAGCTTGATGAAATCGACCGCCGCATCATGCAGCTGAAGATCGAGCGCGAAGCATTGAAGGTCGAGAAAGACGATGCGTCAAAGGATCGTCTGGAAAGACTTGAAAAGGAACTGGTCGAACTTGAGGAACAATCAACCAGCCTGACCAATACGTGGCAGGCGGAGAAGCAGAAGCTTGGTCATGCGGCCGACCTTAAAGGTCAGCTTGATGACGCGCGCAATGCTTTGGCTTCTGCCCAGCGTAATGGTGAATTCCAGAAGGCGGGCGAGCTTGCCTATGGCACAATTCCGCAGCTGGAAAAGCAGCTTGCACAGGCCGAACAGCAGGATGGATCGACCTCGATGGTCGAGGAAATCGTCACGCCTGATCATATTGCGCAGGTAGTGTCCCGCTGGACTGGTATTCCGGTTGACCGGATGCTGGAAGGTGAGCGCGAAAAGCTGTTGCGGATGGAAGACGAGCTGGCCAAGCGGGTCATCGGGCAGGGTGAAGCGGTTCAAGCCGTTTCCAAGGCAGTCCGCCGGGCGCGCGCTGGACTGCAAGATCCGAACCGGCCGATTGGCTCGTTCATCTTCCTTGGACCAACCGGCGTCGGCAAAACGGAACTGACCAAGGCCTTGGCCTCGTTCCTGTTCAGTGACGAGACGGCGATGGTTCGCCTCGACATGTCCGAATATATGGAGAAGCATTCGGTGGCTCGTCTGATCGGCGCACCTCCAGGTTATGTCGGGTATGAGGAAGGTGGCGCACTGACCGAAGCGGTTCGCCGCAGACCCTATCAGGTTGTGCTTTTCGATGAGATTGAAAAGGCGCATCCGGATGTGTTCAACGTTCTGCTGCAGGTGCTTGATGATGGACGTCTGACCGATGGTCAGGGGCGTACAGTGGATTTCCGCAATACGCTGATCATCATGACATCCAATCTTGGGTCGGAATATCTGACCGCGCTTGGGGAAGATCAGGATGTGGAAAGCGCCCGCGAGGACGTGATGAATGTGGTCAAGGCCTCGTTCAGACCGGAATTCCTCAACCGCGTCGACGAGATCATTCTGTTCCATCGTCTGAAGCGGAACGAAATGGGTGCCATTGTGGCTATTCAGATGCAGCGTCTGCAATCCTTGCTGACTGATCGCAAGATCACCATCAAGATTGACGAGGATGCAACCAACTGGCTTGCCGAGAAGGGTTATGACCCCGCCTATGGCGCACGTCCGCTGAAGCGGGTGATCCAGAAGCAGGTGCAGGACCCGCTGGCGGAGAAAATCCTGCTTGGCGAAATTCTGGATGGCTCCACGGTCAAGATCACGGCAGGTTCAGACCGGCTCAATTTCCGGTCAGTGAAGTCTGCCCCGGATCGGGAAAAGAGCGAAGCTGCATAACAGCGCCTGATATAATGATGCATGGAAGCAAAATGGCCGCCGTCTGGCGGCCATTTTCATGTCCGGTTCATCCTGTAGATGCGATGACAGAGCCGTCGTTTGAAATCGAACCGGTTTTATTCAGCAGAAAAGGCTCGAAAAAACCGCATTAACCATAAAGACAGGAAAATCGGTCATTTATGATTAAGGACAGGTTAGCGGAAACCGGAAGTTGGAAAATATGGCGCTTCGTCATTTGATTGTGTTTGCATCGATTTTTACCACTGCTTTGGCGGTGCTTGTGCCTGTCGCGCCTGCGCAGGCTGCAGGTTTGCCTGCGCGTGAAAGCGCGAATCAGGCACCATACATGGTCGCGCAAGTGTTCGAATCAGATCGGCGGGCACGGCGTGATGAGTATCGCGTTTATTTTGACGAGTATGGTCGGCGCGTGACGCTGGATCGCCGGGGCCGGGTGGTTTCGGTCGAAGAGCCGCGCAATGATATCAATAATGGCCGGGGCGCTGATTATTTCCCCGATGCGCCGCAGGATTCCTTTGATACGGGCTCTATCCCCGAGGACCCTTACGCGAATCGCCCAAGAGATCCCTATCAGAGGCAGCAGCCATCCGAACGCGACTATCGCACGGTTGAACGCGCACCGCTGCCGCCCGCAAACGGCGAATCGGACATTCCTCCCGCCAATCCCGGTCTGATTGATCCAGAAATGCCCGGCGAGAATCTGGCGACACCGCCATCTCAGGAATCAATACCGGCACATCCCAATCCTGCGCCGACTGTGCAATTGCCAAAGGGGCAGGGCGCTAAAGCCAAGATTGCCGCGATTCAGGTTCTGCTTGATCGTATTGGTGTATCACCGGGTGTGATTGACGGTCGCAAGGGCGGCAATGTCGACAAGGCCGTGGCAGCTTTCGAGGAAATGACCGGTCAGAAATTTGATCCGCTCAATGATGCGGGAATCCAAGCATCGCTGGAACAAACCGGCGGCCCTGCCTTTGTTTCCTATACGATCAGCTCGGAAGATGCAGCCTATCCGTTCGTTGCATCGATCCCTGAGGATTACAGCCATAAGGCACAGCTCGAGCGGATGGCCTTTACATCAGTCACCGAAATGCTGGCTGAGCGCTTTCACATGGATGAAGGGTATTTGAAAGAGATCAACCCCGGCGTTGATTTCAATCAGCCCGGCGTGGCCATTCAGGTTGCCAGTACCGGCCAGAATGTCGGTGGTTCGGTGACGAAAATCATCGCTGACAAGGGGCGCAAGCAAGTGCGCGGCTATAATGCCGAGGGGCGGCTGGTTGTTGCCTATCCCGCCACCATCGGTTCAACCGATACGCCATCACCGTCGGGTATCGTTCAGGTGGAGCGCATCGCCCTCAACCCAAACTACACCTATAATCCGAAGCTGAACTTCAAGCAGGGCGAAAACGATAAGGTGTTGACCATTCCGCCGGGACCAAACGGGCCCGTAGGGACTGTCTGGATTGCATTGTCGAAGCCGACCTACGGCATCCATGGTACGCCGGAGCCCTCAAAGATCGGCAAGACCAACAGCCATGGCTGCGTGCGACTGACGAATTGGGATGCAACCGAGCTGTCAAAGCTGGTGCAAAAAGGCGTGACGGTTGAGTTTCAGGAATAAGTGGTGGATTGGACTCAGCCGCTGGCTGCCATCTTCGGCGCGGTGTTGTTGTCATCTTTCAGGAGCTGATCGATACGCTCGCGTTCGCGCTTGAAGGCAACAAGATCATCGCCATCAAGCGCCCTGCCGCCCGGCAGACGGATACGCATCGGGTCGACCTTGGACCCGTTGACGATAACTTCATAGTGCAGGTGCGGACCGGTTGAGAGGCCGGTTGAACCGAGATAGCCGATTACCTGGCCCTGCCGGACGCGGGCGCCCGGGGTTACGCCGGACGCAATGGCGTTCTGGTGCGAGTAGCTGCTTTCATAACCATTGGAATGGCGAAGGACTGTCTGGTTGCCATAGCCATTGGTCCAACCGGCTCGTTCCACGGTGCCATTGCCCGCAGCAATAATCGGGGTGCCACGCGGTGCCGACCAGTCAACACCCGTGTGCATGCGCGAATAGCCGAGAATCGGATGACGCCGCATGCCGAAGGGCGAGCGGAACACACCGTTCGGTACGGGATTGCGCAGCAGGAACTGTTTCGAGCT encodes:
- the clpB gene encoding ATP-dependent chaperone ClpB, which codes for MNVEKYTERVRGFIQSAQTFALSSSHQQFAPEHLLKVLVDDEEGLAASLIERAGGRIADVRLGLQTALNALPKVTGGNEQLYLAQPLAKVFATAEEIAKKAGDSFVTVERLLTALAVEKSAKTSEILSRAGVTAAGLNAVINDIRKGRTADSASAENTYDALKKYARDLTADARSGKLDPVIGRDDEIRRTIQVLSRRTKNNPVLIGEPGVGKTAIAEGLALRIVNGDVPESLKDKQLMALDMGALIAGAKYRGEFEERLKGVLSEVQSANGDIILFIDEMHTLVGAGKGEGSMDASNLLKPALARGELHCVGATTLDEYRKHVEKDPALARRFQPVFVDEPTVEDTISILRGLKEKYEQHHKVRISDSALVAAATLSNRYITDRFLPDKAIDLIDEGAARLRMQVDSKPEELDEIDRRIMQLKIEREALKVEKDDASKDRLERLEKELVELEEQSTSLTNTWQAEKQKLGHAADLKGQLDDARNALASAQRNGEFQKAGELAYGTIPQLEKQLAQAEQQDGSTSMVEEIVTPDHIAQVVSRWTGIPVDRMLEGEREKLLRMEDELAKRVIGQGEAVQAVSKAVRRARAGLQDPNRPIGSFIFLGPTGVGKTELTKALASFLFSDETAMVRLDMSEYMEKHSVARLIGAPPGYVGYEEGGALTEAVRRRPYQVVLFDEIEKAHPDVFNVLLQVLDDGRLTDGQGRTVDFRNTLIIMTSNLGSEYLTALGEDQDVESAREDVMNVVKASFRPEFLNRVDEIILFHRLKRNEMGAIVAIQMQRLQSLLTDRKITIKIDEDATNWLAEKGYDPAYGARPLKRVIQKQVQDPLAEKILLGEILDGSTVKITAGSDRLNFRSVKSAPDREKSEAA
- a CDS encoding L,D-transpeptidase; this translates as MALRHLIVFASIFTTALAVLVPVAPAQAAGLPARESANQAPYMVAQVFESDRRARRDEYRVYFDEYGRRVTLDRRGRVVSVEEPRNDINNGRGADYFPDAPQDSFDTGSIPEDPYANRPRDPYQRQQPSERDYRTVERAPLPPANGESDIPPANPGLIDPEMPGENLATPPSQESIPAHPNPAPTVQLPKGQGAKAKIAAIQVLLDRIGVSPGVIDGRKGGNVDKAVAAFEEMTGQKFDPLNDAGIQASLEQTGGPAFVSYTISSEDAAYPFVASIPEDYSHKAQLERMAFTSVTEMLAERFHMDEGYLKEINPGVDFNQPGVAIQVASTGQNVGGSVTKIIADKGRKQVRGYNAEGRLVVAYPATIGSTDTPSPSGIVQVERIALNPNYTYNPKLNFKQGENDKVLTIPPGPNGPVGTVWIALSKPTYGIHGTPEPSKIGKTNSHGCVRLTNWDATELSKLVQKGVTVEFQE